The following proteins are encoded in a genomic region of Candidatus Moraniibacteriota bacterium:
- a CDS encoding RtcB family protein produces MAYNLKKISENKQELITEEMKLPAILHVSEDLLPNDETLEQIENIAKDERLFHHIAEMSDVHSKKGRKVPTGSVIATENFFLPQINDTAPNCGMRLVKTDLTDENITPEIIDKLFQELVKKIPTKKYIGTPIPYDLAFKICKSGAEVLTDHFKIRTKNEIENTFSRGNFFRNEEVSNRDILDAIPELFIKIGSYRLGILGAAGNHFLDLMKISEIKNKEIARKFGLNKGQYVFLIHTGSGLLGQYASYMYTPKIKEHLSQRIVLKMGTTFFGSQMRKLYQNLSKKIESYKNKNEFFGYEDASLEGKMFFNAHRAAANFGFANRMVITHHLDQALENIFGKKIDLDLLYDTTHISIERENHFGKDVWVHRNGSVRANGPKRMQDHPIFSETGEPVFIPSSMSGSAYIAVGTNRNESTFFSAPHGTGRRKVFKEDAAKNKEELFRKMQQNNVRLYNAKSDGVVLQDGSYYKDVEEVIRGMEDNGIVEVVAKMEPMAVLMY; encoded by the coding sequence ATGGCATACAATTTAAAAAAGATATCTGAAAATAAACAAGAATTGATAACTGAAGAAATGAAACTTCCGGCAATTTTACATGTTTCGGAAGATTTATTGCCAAACGATGAAACTCTTGAGCAAATTGAAAACATAGCTAAAGATGAAAGACTTTTCCACCATATAGCCGAAATGAGCGATGTACATTCAAAAAAAGGACGCAAAGTTCCTACTGGCAGCGTAATTGCAACTGAAAATTTTTTTCTTCCTCAAATAAATGATACGGCTCCTAATTGTGGCATGCGGCTTGTTAAAACAGACTTGACTGATGAAAACATAACTCCAGAAATAATCGACAAACTTTTCCAGGAATTAGTCAAAAAGATTCCGACTAAGAAATATATAGGCACTCCTATCCCCTATGATCTGGCTTTTAAAATTTGCAAATCAGGTGCAGAAGTTTTGACTGACCATTTTAAAATCCGGACTAAAAACGAAATTGAAAATACTTTTTCCAGGGGAAATTTTTTCCGCAATGAAGAAGTCTCTAATCGTGACATATTGGATGCTATTCCCGAACTTTTCATAAAAATCGGGAGTTATCGTCTGGGAATTCTGGGTGCAGCCGGAAACCATTTTTTGGATCTAATGAAGATATCTGAAATTAAAAATAAGGAAATCGCAAGGAAATTTGGATTAAATAAAGGTCAATATGTCTTCTTGATTCATACTGGCAGCGGACTTCTCGGACAATACGCATCATATATGTACACCCCGAAAATAAAAGAACACCTGAGCCAACGCATCGTTTTAAAAATGGGCACGACCTTTTTTGGCAGCCAGATGAGAAAATTATATCAAAATCTTTCCAAAAAAATCGAGAGTTATAAAAACAAAAATGAATTTTTCGGGTATGAAGACGCGAGCTTAGAAGGAAAAATGTTTTTTAATGCCCATCGGGCAGCAGCTAATTTCGGTTTCGCCAATAGAATGGTCATAACCCACCATCTTGATCAAGCTTTGGAAAATATTTTCGGCAAAAAAATTGATCTTGATCTGCTTTATGATACAACTCATATTTCTATTGAAAGAGAAAATCATTTCGGGAAAGACGTCTGGGTTCACCGCAATGGCAGTGTCAGAGCTAATGGACCAAAGCGCATGCAGGATCATCCTATTTTTTCTGAGACGGGCGAGCCTGTTTTTATTCCATCCTCTATGAGCGGATCGGCCTATATTGCCGTAGGAACAAACCGAAATGAATCAACTTTTTTCTCCGCACCGCACGGAACCGGAAGACGCAAAGTTTTCAAAGAAGACGCTGCTAAAAATAAGGAGGAGCTTTTCAGAAAAATGCAACAAAACAATGTACGCCTTTACAATGCAAAGTCTGACGGGGTTGTCCTGCAGGATGGTTCGTATTATAAAGATGTAGAGGAAGTTATCAGAGGAATGGAAGATAATGGAATCGTTGAGGTTGTGGCTAAAATGGAACCCATGGCGGTGTTAATGTATTAA